The Streptomyces sp. M92 nucleotide sequence GTCGGCATCCTCGACGCCTTCGAGTGGTGGTGGCTGCCCTGGCAGATCGTGGGCGCGATCGTCTTCTTCGTAGCCGGTCTGGCCGAGTTGCAGCGCCCCCCGTTCGACATGCCGGTGGCCGACTCGGAGATCATCTTCGGTGCCTACACCGAGTACACCGGCCTGCGCTTCGCGCTGTTCCTCCTCGCCGAGTACGCCGGGATCGTCGTCCTGTGCGGCCTGACGACCGTCCTGTTCCTGGGTGGCTGGCACGGCCCCTGGGGCGCCGACGGTCTCGGCTGGGTGTGGACGCTGCTGAAGACCGCCGTCCTCGCCTTCGTGGTGATCTGGCTGCGCGTGACCTACCCGCGCCTGCGCGAGGACCAGCTCCAGAAGCTCTCCTGGACTCTCCTCGTCCCTCTTTCCCTCGCCCAGATCGCCCTCACCGGCATCGTCAAGGTGGTGATCCAGTAACCATGCCCCCCATCCCCGGCTCGGGTCTGGCCAAGGGCCTGGCCGTCACCCTCCGCACGATGACGAAGAAGACCGTCACCGAGCAGTACCCGGACGTCCAGCCCGACCTCCCGCCCCGCACGCGCGGCGTGATCGGCCTGTTCGAGGAGAACTGCACGGTGTGCATGCTGTGCGCCCGCGAGTGCCCGGACTGGTGCATCTACATCGACTCCCACAAGGAGACGGTCCCGGCGGCGACCCCCGGCGGGCGCGACCGCAGCCGCAACGTCCTCGACCGCTTCGCCATCGACTTCTCGCTCTGCATGTACTGCGGTATCTGCATCGAGGTCTGTCCTTTCGACGCCCTGTTCTGGTCTCCGGAGTTCGAGTACTCCGAGACCGACATCCGTGACCTCACCCACGAGCGCGACAAGCTCCGCGAGTGGATGTGGACGGTGCCGGCCCCGCCCGCCCTCGACCCCGGCGCGGAGGAACCGAAGGAACTCGCCGCCGCCCGCAAGACCGCCGACAAGCTGGCCGCCCAGCAGGAGGCGACCGGACCGGAGGCGACCGGACCGGAGGCGACCGGACCGGATGCGACCGGCCCCGAACAGGAGGGCCGGGAATGACCCTCGCAGTGACCTTCGGTCACCTCGCCGCGGACTCCACGACCGTGGCCGCCGAATCGCAAGGCTTCCTCTCCCCGACCGGCGTCGAGATCGCCTTCCTCCTCGTCGGCCTGGTCACCTTCGGCGCCGCCGTCGTCACCGTCACCACCCGGCAGCTGGTCCACGCCGCCCTGTGGCTGGTGGTGGCCCTCGGGGGCCTTGCCGTCGAGTACCTCCTCCTCACCGCCGAGTTCATCGCCTGGGTGCAGGTCCTCATCTACGTCGGTGCCGTCGTCGTCCTCATCCTGTTCGGCCTGATGCTCACCAGGGCCCCCATCGGCCGTTCCGCGGACGCCGACTCCGGCAACCGCTGGGCCGCCCTCACGGTGGCCGTGGCCGCCGCCGCGGCCCTGGTCTGGGTCGTCGTCGACGCCTTCCGCACCACCTGGATCGACCTGGACGGTCCGGCCGCCGGCTCCACCGCCGTCACCGGAGCGAGCCTGTTCCAGAACTGGGTCCTTCCCTTCGAAGCCCTCTCGGTCCTCCTCCTCGCCGCCCTCGTCGGCGCCATCGTCCTGTCCCGCAGGGCGAAGACGGACCGCGCGGCAGAAGCCGGCCGCCCGGCCGCCCCGAACAGCGCCGACAAGGGCGGTGACCGCTGATGCACCTCGCCTATCCCGCCGTCCTCTCCGTCCTCCTGTTCTGCACGGGCCTGTACGGCGTCCTCGCCCGCCGCAACGCGATCCTGGTCCTGATGTCGGTCGAGCTGATGCTCAACGCCGTCAACCTCAATCTGGTCGCCTTCGACGTCTGGCTCAGCAAGGCAGCCGAGGAGACCCTGCACTCCGGCCAGGCCCTGACCCTGTTCACCATCGCCATCGCGGCCGCCGAGATCGGCATCGGCCTGGCGATCGTGCTCGCCGTCCACCGCAACCGCGGCACCTCGGACATCGACAAACTCCGCGACACCGCCGAGGGACCCGACGGCTACGGCCCCGACGGCGACGGCCCCGATGGCAAGGACTCCCACGGCGCGGGCCCCGGCACCGGCGCCGCCGCGACCGGGCCGGGCACCGAGAAGGCTGAGGCCACCGCGTGACCACGACGACCCTCGCCGCACTCGTTCCAGTCCTCCCCTTCCTCGGGGCAGCCGCCGGTCTCCTCCTGGGCCGCTCGGCGCCGGGCTTCGTCCGCCCGCTCGCCGTCCTGCCGACGCTGGCGGCCCTCGTCCTCGCCGTGGTCGTCGCGGCCCGCCAGGGCGGCGGCCGTGCCGTCGGCGCCGTCACGGAACTGACCCCCACCGGTTCCGTCCCCGTCGAACTCGCCCTGCACATCGACGGCTTCGCCGCCCTCGTAGCCGTCCTGGTCGGCTGCGTCGCCACCTGCGTGCAGATCTACTCGACGGGCTACCTGCGCGACGACCCGCGCTACCCCTCGTACGCCGCTCTCGTCTCCCTGTTCACCTCCGCCATGTTCCTCGTCGTCTACTCCGGCGACCTGATGGTGCTGCTGGTCGGCTGGGAGATCATGGGCATCTGCTCGTACTTCCTGGTCGGCCACTACTGGGAGACCCCGGAGGCCCGTGCCGCCTCCCTCAAGGCCTTCCTGGTGACCAAGCTCGGTGACGTCCCCTTCCTGATCGGCCTGCTGGCGCTGGCCACCGAGGCCGGCTCCTTCCGCATCACCAAGATCCTCGGTGCGGTCGCGAGCGGCTCCCTCGACCACCCGACGCTGATCGCGCTGCTGCTCCTGGCCGGTGTGGCGGGCAAGTCGGCGCAGTTCCCGCTGCACACCTGGCTTCCCGACGCGATGGCGGGCCCGACGCCCGTCTCCGCGCTCATCCACGCCGCGACCATGGTCGCCGCCGGTGTCTACTTCGTCGCCCGGCTCCTTCCGCTGTTCCAGGCCTCGCACGCCGCGATGGTCGTCCTCGCAGTCATGGCCGCCGTCACGATGGTCGGCTCGGCGCTCGCCGCGCTCGCCCAGGACGACATCAAGCGCGTCCTCGCCTACTCGACCATCGGACAACTCGGCTACATGACCGGCGCCCTCGCCGTCGGCGACCGCGGTGCCGCCGTCTTCCACCTCCTCACCCACGGCGCCTTCAAGGCGCTGCTGTTCCTCGCCGCCGGCGTGATCATCCACGCCGCCGGCACCAACTCGCTGGCCGCCATGTCCCGCATGCGGGGCCTGCGCGACCGCGTCCCGGACGCCTACTGGACGATGACCGTGGCGCTGCTCGCCCTGGCCGCGATCCCGCCCTTCAGCGGCTTCTTCTCCAAGGAGGCCGTCCTCGTCGTCGCCGAGCACACCGCCACCGGCAACACCGGGCACGCGTCCGGCGCCGCGGGCTGGACCGTCCTCCTCGCCGGCCTGGTCACGGCCCTGCTCACCGCCGCCTACGCGGTGCGCCTGTGGCTCCTGGCCTTCCGCGGACAGGGCGCCGAAGCCCCCGACCACGGTCGGCAGCCCGTGGCCATGAACGCCGTGCTCTGGGTCCTAGCGATCCCGTCACTCGCCCTCGGCGGGCTCGCCTTCCGCCCCCTGCCCGAGTGGTTCGACGGCCACGACCTCACCCCGACCCTCACCACCTCCGTGCTCGGTACGGGCGTGGCCCTGGTCGGCGGCATCGTCACCTACGCGGCCTGGCGCCACACCACGGCCCTTGCGGCCCGCCCGCCGCTCGGTGCGGTCGCGGCCCATCCGGAGGGCGACGCCGCGCTCGTGGAGGCCGAGGCCATCGCCAGCCACAAGCCGGCCTACGGAGACATCGCCCACGCCCCCGACCCGTCCGACCCCGGACGGCTCCTGCTGGGCCCGCTGCACCGGCACGCGGCCGTCGGCTTCCACCTGGACGCGGTGTACACGACCCTCTTCGTCCGCCCGGTCCAGGCCGGCGCGAGTCTCGTGCGGTTCCTCGACCGGGAGGTCGTCGACACCTACGTACGTGGGGCGGGCGCCCTGCCGCGCGTCCTGGGAACCGCCGTACGCCGGGCCCAGACCGGCAATGTGCAGACCTATGTGAGCGCGCTGCTCGCCGGCACCGTCGTCCTCGCGGTCGCCGCCGTCCTCTTCGCCACGGGAGCGTGAGCAGGCGTGATCGATATCAACGAGTCCGTGATGCAGTTCCTTCTGGCGTTGGTCGTCGTCGGCCCGCTCATCGGTGCCGCCGCCGCTCTCCTGCCCGCCCCTCCCGGGCTGAAGGGGAACTCACCCGACCAGGCTGTCCTGCGGCACGGCGTCACCGTCACCGGTGCCGTCCTCGTCGCCGCGATCGCCCTCGTGCTCGGCTTCGACCACGACCAACCGTCGAAGATGCAGGCCAGCACCGACATCAGCTGGATCCCCGCACTCGACGTGCGCATCCACCTCGGCATCGACGGCATCTCCCTCCCCCTGCTGGTCCTGACCGCGCTGCTGACCTTCCTCTGCGCGCTCTACTCGTACTTCAAGATGCCTTCGGGCCCGAGCCCGAAGGCGTTCGTCGCGCTGCTGCTCGTCCTCGAGTCCGGCACCCTCGCGACCTTCGCCGTACTCGACCTGGTCCTGTTCTTCCTCGCCTTCGAGATGGTCCTCGTCCCGATGTACTTCCTCATCGCCCGCTGGGGCGGGGAGGGACGGGCCGGGGCGGCCTGGAAATTCATCCTCTACACCCTCCTCGGCTCCGTAGTCATGCTGCTCGGCCTGCTCTTGGTCGGACTCAACGCGGGCACATTCGACATGGTGGCACTCGCCACTGACAATGGCCGGTCGCTGACCACGTCCGTGCAGGTCATCGCCGTTCTGGCGATCGGGATCGGCCTCGCGGTCAAGACCCCGATGTGGCCCCTGCACAGCTGGCTGCCCGACGCCCACACCGCCGCCCCGACCGTCGGATCGGTCCTGCTGGCCGGTGTCCTGCTGAAGATGGGCACGTACGGGTTCGTGCGTATCCTCCTCCCCGTCGCGCCGGAGGGCTTCCACACCTTCGCGCCCTACCTCGCCGCCCTCGCCGTCGTCGGCATCATCTACGGCTCCCTCGCCTGCCTGGCCCTCGCCAAGCGGGGCGCGAAGGGCGACCTCAAGCGCCTCATCGCCTACTCCTCCGTCGGCCACATGGGCTTCGTCCTGCTCGGCATCGCCACCATGACCCCGACCGGCGTGAACGGCGCCCTGTTCGCCAACATCGCCCACGGCCTCATCACCGGCCTGCTCTTCTTCGTCGTCGGCGCCCTCAAGGACCGCACCGGCACCACCGACCTCGACACCCTGGCCGAGGAGACCGGAGCCGCCCTGTACGGCAAGGCGCCCCGCCTCGGCGGCCTCCTCGCCTTCGCCGCCGTCGCCTCGCTCGGCCTGCCGGGCCTGGCCGGCTTCTGGGGCGAGATGCTGGCCCTGTTCGGCGCCTTCGACCCCCACGAGGACCTCAGCCGCCCCGCCTTCCTCACCTTCATGGCGATCGCCGCGTTCGGCACGCTGCTGACCGCCGCCTACATGCTGATCGTGGTCCGCCGAGTCTGCATGGGCGCCGTACCGCGCGAGGCCCCGAAGCTCACCGACGTACGCACCTACGAGTTCGCCGCCTGGACGCCGCTCGTCGCCCTCACCGTCGTCGCCGGACTGTGGCCCAGGACCCTCCTCGGGCTGACCGACCCGGCCGTGCAGCAGCTCCTCTCAGGAGGCACCCGATGAGCACCCCGGCCCAGCCCCTCGCCGAGGCCCTGCCGCAGTCCCTGGCCCAGAACCTCGTCCAGTCCGTCGACTGGCTCGCCATCGCGCCGCCCACCATCACGGCGGTCGTCGGACTCGCCGTCCTCGTCACCGACCTGTTCGTCAAGGACGCCCGCAAGTCCCTGCTCGGCTGGATCTCG carries:
- a CDS encoding NuoI/complex I 23 kDa subunit family protein is translated as MPPIPGSGLAKGLAVTLRTMTKKTVTEQYPDVQPDLPPRTRGVIGLFEENCTVCMLCARECPDWCIYIDSHKETVPAATPGGRDRSRNVLDRFAIDFSLCMYCGICIEVCPFDALFWSPEFEYSETDIRDLTHERDKLREWMWTVPAPPALDPGAEEPKELAAARKTADKLAAQQEATGPEATGPEATGPDATGPEQEGRE
- a CDS encoding NADH-quinone oxidoreductase subunit J family protein, with amino-acid sequence MTLAVTFGHLAADSTTVAAESQGFLSPTGVEIAFLLVGLVTFGAAVVTVTTRQLVHAALWLVVALGGLAVEYLLLTAEFIAWVQVLIYVGAVVVLILFGLMLTRAPIGRSADADSGNRWAALTVAVAAAAALVWVVVDAFRTTWIDLDGPAAGSTAVTGASLFQNWVLPFEALSVLLLAALVGAIVLSRRAKTDRAAEAGRPAAPNSADKGGDR
- the nuoK gene encoding NADH-quinone oxidoreductase subunit NuoK — translated: MHLAYPAVLSVLLFCTGLYGVLARRNAILVLMSVELMLNAVNLNLVAFDVWLSKAAEETLHSGQALTLFTIAIAAAEIGIGLAIVLAVHRNRGTSDIDKLRDTAEGPDGYGPDGDGPDGKDSHGAGPGTGAAATGPGTEKAEATA
- a CDS encoding NADH-quinone oxidoreductase subunit 5 family protein, with amino-acid sequence MTTTTLAALVPVLPFLGAAAGLLLGRSAPGFVRPLAVLPTLAALVLAVVVAARQGGGRAVGAVTELTPTGSVPVELALHIDGFAALVAVLVGCVATCVQIYSTGYLRDDPRYPSYAALVSLFTSAMFLVVYSGDLMVLLVGWEIMGICSYFLVGHYWETPEARAASLKAFLVTKLGDVPFLIGLLALATEAGSFRITKILGAVASGSLDHPTLIALLLLAGVAGKSAQFPLHTWLPDAMAGPTPVSALIHAATMVAAGVYFVARLLPLFQASHAAMVVLAVMAAVTMVGSALAALAQDDIKRVLAYSTIGQLGYMTGALAVGDRGAAVFHLLTHGAFKALLFLAAGVIIHAAGTNSLAAMSRMRGLRDRVPDAYWTMTVALLALAAIPPFSGFFSKEAVLVVAEHTATGNTGHASGAAGWTVLLAGLVTALLTAAYAVRLWLLAFRGQGAEAPDHGRQPVAMNAVLWVLAIPSLALGGLAFRPLPEWFDGHDLTPTLTTSVLGTGVALVGGIVTYAAWRHTTALAARPPLGAVAAHPEGDAALVEAEAIASHKPAYGDIAHAPDPSDPGRLLLGPLHRHAAVGFHLDAVYTTLFVRPVQAGASLVRFLDREVVDTYVRGAGALPRVLGTAVRRAQTGNVQTYVSALLAGTVVLAVAAVLFATGA
- a CDS encoding complex I subunit 4 family protein; translation: MIDINESVMQFLLALVVVGPLIGAAAALLPAPPGLKGNSPDQAVLRHGVTVTGAVLVAAIALVLGFDHDQPSKMQASTDISWIPALDVRIHLGIDGISLPLLVLTALLTFLCALYSYFKMPSGPSPKAFVALLLVLESGTLATFAVLDLVLFFLAFEMVLVPMYFLIARWGGEGRAGAAWKFILYTLLGSVVMLLGLLLVGLNAGTFDMVALATDNGRSLTTSVQVIAVLAIGIGLAVKTPMWPLHSWLPDAHTAAPTVGSVLLAGVLLKMGTYGFVRILLPVAPEGFHTFAPYLAALAVVGIIYGSLACLALAKRGAKGDLKRLIAYSSVGHMGFVLLGIATMTPTGVNGALFANIAHGLITGLLFFVVGALKDRTGTTDLDTLAEETGAALYGKAPRLGGLLAFAAVASLGLPGLAGFWGEMLALFGAFDPHEDLSRPAFLTFMAIAAFGTLLTAAYMLIVVRRVCMGAVPREAPKLTDVRTYEFAAWTPLVALTVVAGLWPRTLLGLTDPAVQQLLSGGTR